Proteins from a genomic interval of Pectinophora gossypiella chromosome 28, ilPecGoss1.1, whole genome shotgun sequence:
- the LOC126379075 gene encoding myb-like protein X yields the protein MLLCFQTPARSKREIKIKNIPEAPRLPQLNYDALPEFVRKLISTPKPEILTHLKDYEEPGDFSAEDFKEELEHKIDEMIAEAMPDDDSDEGDNDEDDLETEDDEEFIRVPRTYGMNLTMDRGYVWNDLWSKPGMSFDIGDLESVQEKEEDKKEITPDIPNYSDIESVGHIPHPAESRPIIVEGNHDIEDTKDEETNKHTESHDNLVNHHDLDDIEIPKTLKSVQIDDEKDYLELKHEEKHDDKIKLEENKDLTNEKASFEESVEKQPDNKKHLKKNLSRNYKTESPLASEPHKDVSKQNAEGDNSNKDEEMTKKVTVPVEKADPFKDLLNNEEFWKWFGDWTSTYLELLMKKEHGLGGAGRCISEARPSGSASDCTPCVEEILGGEVVVLTLGSWSTRFIIACLNGPAGSTSVVESLRLPRLSGSPKLLKSPKSHSPLGCHIKNYVHEEVSRQIKAYEAMRNTLVEGKKELTDEKPKETEHKRKPIHKKEKKAKEKEMDKPKQEEFNKGNQKNITKNADIDKKEQTVADDKIIIDGKEIPITHNTNFEIDDVKERENDLKHRKDKKDHKATTFNPHKGKPADEKPKPNSPIHVSATNIFGNSAGNDKVTNVFIFYPSDDEDSYEIDDDLKPYINDSDNIFAFGGNEKIDKRKEPQIIGQKDDATMTEHNNITTTSKPIGDLKEPKDKNNDGKDDKDKDTATNKPIEDLKEPKDKNNDGKDDKDKDTTTIKPIEDLKEPKDKNSDGKDDKDKATSTNKPIEDLKEPKDKNNGGKDDKDTATNKPIEDLKEPKDKNNDGKDDKDKDTTTIKPIEDLKEPKDKNDNGKDENNNGKKPTKEEHNENIESITHENKDVDNSNLNKEENTEKPIDKKEEDKPKEEQKENKDSSSTEPNKETPIDNTHKEEPETHESEEKEKSETESKDTKNESSKIESKEEDKIEIDLKDKSNKEDLKED from the exons ATGTTACTATGTTTTCAGACGCCTGCTAGATCGAAAAGGGAGATTAAGATCAAG AACATCCCAGAAGCGCCACGTCTGCCACAATTGAACTACGATGCCTTACCAGAGTTTGTAAGGAAGCTTATATCAACACCAAAACCT GAGATATTAACACACCTCAAGGATTATGAAGAACCAGGTGACTTCAGCGCAGAAGATTTCAAAGAAGAACTCGAACATAAGATTGATGAAATGATAGCAGAGGCTATGCCTGATGATGATAGTGATGAAGGTGataatgatgaagatgatttaGAAACTGAAGATGATGAAGAGTTCATAAGAGTGCCGCGAACTTATGGAATGAATTTGACCATGGACCGAGGATATGTGTGGAAT GACCTTTGGAGCAAACCTGGTATGTCTTTCGATATCGGAGACTTAGAGTCAGTTCAAGAAAAAGAAGAGGACAAGAAAGAAATCACACCTGACATACCTAATTACAGCGATATTGAATCTGTAGGGCACATACCACACCCCGCCGAAAGCAGACCTATTATTGTTGAAGGAAATCATGATATCGAAGACACTAAAGACGAAGAAACGAATAAACATACAGAATCGCATGATAATCTTGTAAACCATCATGATTTAGACGACATAGAAATACCGAAAACACTGAAATCAGTACAAATAGATGACGAAAAAGATTATCTAGAGTTGAAACATGAAGAAAAACATgatgacaaaattaaattagaggaaaataaagatttgacaAATGAAAAAGCAAGTTTTGAAGAAAGTGTAGAGAAACAACcagataataaaaaacatcTGAAAAAGAACTTATCAAGAAATTATAAAACAGAAAGTCCTCTGGCGTCAGAACCACATAAAGATGTTTCTAAACAAAATGCGGAAGGAGACAATTCTAATAAAGACGAAGAGATGACGAAGAAAGTAACTGTACCAGTCGAAAAAGCAGATCCATTCAAAGATCTTTTGAACAAC GAAGAATTTTGGAAATGGTTTGGCGACTGGACGTCTACATATTTGGAACTATTGATGAAg AAAGAGCATGGGTTGGGCGGCGCGGGTCGTTGCATCTCGGAGGCTCGACCCAGTGGCTCCGCCTCAGATTGTACGCCTTGTGTCGAGGAGATCCTTGGGGGTGAGGTCGTGGTGTTGACACTTGGGTCCTGGAGTACACGCTTCATAATTGCTTGTTTGAATGGTCCCGCTGGCAGCACCTCAGTAGTTGAGTCCCTCAGGTTGCCTAGATTGTCTGGGTCACCCAAGTTGCTCAAGTCCCCTAAGTCACACAGTCCCCTAGGTTGC CACATCAAGAATTACGTGCACGAGGAAGTATCACGGCAGATAAAGGCCTATGAAGCAATGAGAAACACACTGGTCGAAGGCAAAAAGGAACTCACAGATGAGAAACCGAAAGAAACAGAACATAAAAGAAAACCAatccacaaaaaagaaaaaaaagctaaagAGAAGGAAATGGATAAACCTAAGCAAGAAGAGTTTAACAAAGGCAACCAGAAAAACATAACTAAAAACGCCGACATTGACAAAAAGGAACAAACAGTTGCAGATGACAAAATAATCATTGACGGTAAAGAAATCCCCATAACTCATAACACAAATTTTGAAATAGACGATGTTAAAGAAAGAGAGAATGACTTAAAGCATAGAAAAGACAAAAAAGATCATAAAGCAACAACTTTTAATCCGCACAAAGGAAAACCTGCCGATGAGAAGCCTAAACCAAACTCGCCTATACATGTATCAGCTACTAACATATTCGGCAACTCCGCTGGTAATGACAAAGTCACAAATGTGTTCATATTCTATCCCTCGGATGATGAAGATAGCTATGAAATAGACGATGACCTGAAACCTTATATCAATGATTCTGATAACATATTCGCTTTTGGTGGTAAcgaaaaaatagataaaagaaaagAACCACAAATAATAGGACAAAAAGACGACGCTACTATGacagaacataataatattacgacAACAAGTAAACCAATTGGTGACTTGAAAGAACCAAAAGATAAAAACAATGATGGTAAAGATGACAAGGATAAGGATACAGCAACTAATAAACCTATCGAAGATTTAAAAGAGCCAAAAGATAAAAACAATGATGGTAAAGATGACAAGGATAAAGATACAACAACTATTAAACCTATTGAAGATTTAAAAGAACCAAAAGATAAAAACAGTGATGGTAAAGATGACAAGGATAAGGCTACATCAACTAATAAACCTATTGAAGATTTAAAAGAACCAAAAGATAAAAACAATGGTGGTAAAGATGACAAGGATACAGCAACTAATAAACCTATCGAAGATTTAAAAGAGCCAAAAGATAAAAACAATGATGGTAAAGATGACAAGGATAAAGATACAACAACTATTAAACCTATTGAAGATTTAAAAGAACCAAAAGATAAAAACGACAATGGTAAAGATGAAAATAATAACGGAAAGAAACCAACCAAAGAGGAACATAACGAAAACATAGAATCAATCACACATGAAAACAAAGATGTCGAtaatagtaatttaaataaagaagaaaatactGAAAAGCCAATTGACAAGAAAGAAGAGGATAAGccaaaagaagaacaaaaagaaaacaaggaCTCTTCTAGCACAGAACCAAATAAAGAAACTCCTATAGACAATACTCACAAAGAAGAACCGGAAACACATGAGTCTGAAGAGAAAGAGAAGAGTGAAACAGAGTCAAAAGATACTAAGAATGAAAGCAGTAAAATTGAATCGAAAGAAGAAGACAAAATTGAAATAGATTTAAAAGATAAATCAAACAAAGAAGATTTAAAAGAAGATTAA